GTACTGCTCCGGGGTCGGGGCCAGGCGACGGACCTCGGTCATCGGGTCGCCCCCTGGTCCGCACCGGCCGTGTCGTCGAGCACGAGCTCGGGGCGACGGCCGGTCGCGAGCAGGAAGACCAGGAGCGCGACGCCGATGGCCAGCCACACGAAGCCGAGGGTCTGGGCGGCGACGTCAGCGTTGACGACGACGAAGGCCAGGATCACGAAGCCGAGCACGGGGGAGACCAGGTGCTTGAACCACTCGCGGCTGCCGTGGCGCACGACGTGGTGCCAGACCACGGAGACGTGGAGCACGAGGAAGGCGCTGAGGGCGCCGAAGTTGACCAGCGTGCTGAGCAGCGTGATGCCGTCGTCGCGCGAGGCCATGTAGAGGCCGAGGACGAGGGAGACCACGGCGACGAGCAGGGTCGCGTTGACCGGGACGCCCTTGGTGGGGTGGACCTTGGCCAGGAACGACGGCAGCTGGCGGTCGCGGGCCATGGCGTAGAGCAGCCGCGACGTGGCGAGCTGGGCGACCAGCGCGTTGGCGAAGCCCCACGCGATGGCGGTGGCCAGCGCGGTCAGCTTGGCCAGCCACGGACCGGCCGCCACGGCGGCCGCGTCGTAGAAGGCGGTGCCGCCGGAGTCGCCGTCGCGGATCAGCGCCTGCGGGTCGGGCACGAGCAGCGCGGCGATCCAGGTCTGCACGACGAACAGGGTGCCGGCGAGCAGCAGCGCGGCGATCATGGCGCGGCCGATCGCGTGCGCGGACTCCTTGTTCTCCTCCGCCAGCATCGAGATGCCGTCGAAGCCCAGGAAGGACAGCACCGCGATCGAGACCGCGCCGAGCACCAGCGAGACCGAGAAGGTGTCGGCGTTGTAGAGCGGGGTGAGGTCGAAGCCGCGGCCTCGGCCCATGGCCAGCGCGACGACGCCGATGACGACGAAGATCGCCAGCACCACGAGCTCGCCCACCAGCATCACCTTGTTGACCTTGGCGGTCATCTCGATGCCCGTGTAGTTCACGACCGTGTTGAGCAGCACGAAGGCGACCAGCCACAGCCAGACCGGGATGCTGCCGAGCAGCGAGTGCATCGCGATCGAGGCGATCAGGTAGAGCAGGCCGGGGATCAGCACGTAGTCGAGCAGGATCATCCAGCCCGACAGGAACCCGACCGGGGCGGCGATGCCGCGGCCGGCGTAGGTGTAGACCGAGCCCGCCATCGGGAAGGCCCGCGACATCTCGGCGTACGACAGGGCGGTGAACATCATCGCCACCATGCCGATGGCGTAGGCCAGCGCCACCATCCCGCCCGAGCCCTGGAAGACGCCGCCGAAGATGCCGAAGGGGGCGATCGGGACCATGAAGACCAGGCCGTAGACCAGCAGGTCGGTGAAGCTGAGCGAGCGGTGCAGCTCCTGGGTGTAGCCGTAGCGCTCCACGTCGTGGGGCGAGAGGTCGGGTTCGCGCATGGGGGTCCTCGTCGGGGTCCGGGCCGCCGGTGCGGCCACGGGGGAGCCTAGGACCAACTACTTCCAGATGGAAGGATCTCGTGTCCGACCCGTGGGCGCGCCGGCGACGACCTCGAACCCGAAGGCCTCGGCCCGGGCCAGGTGCATCCCGCGGCGGCTGCGCACGGCGCCGACCTCGGGGGCCGAGCGCGACAGGGGCGTCCGGTCGGTCGCGACCAGGGCGTCCAGCGCGTCGCGGGAGGCCAGCGAGGCGACGAGGTGGATGCCGTCGTGGACGCCCTCGGCGTACGAGTCGAGGACGGGTGCCTGCGGGCCGAGCAGGGCCGCGTGGCGGGCGGCGAGGTCGAGGTGGGCGTCGTCGGTCAGCGAGGTGAACGACGACATCGCGGCGTACAGGGTGCCGGTGCGGTCGCCGTCGGAGGCCATCAGGCCGTTCTCCTCCAGCGCGCCCGAGAGCCGCACCAGGCGGCGGTCGAGCCCCGCCGCGCGGGCGGCGGCGTTGAAGGCGGCCAGGTCGCGTCCGACGAGGCTGAGCAGCACGGCGTCGGCCCGCGAGGTGGCCAGGTCGTCGAGGAGCCGGTCGAGACGCTCGTCGACACCGCCCAGCGGCACCCGGGCCTCGAGCACCACCGCGGCGCCCTGCTCGGCCACCAGCCGACGGGCGTGGCGGTGCACCGACCGGGGCCAGATGTAGTCGCTGCCGACCAGCGCCCAGCGCCGCAGCAGGTGGGTCCGCGTCAGCCAGGCGATCGGTCCGCGCAGCTGCCGGGCGGGGTCCGGCCCCAGGCAGACCACCCCGGCGCGGCGCCGGCCGCCCTCGTGCGGCGGCGTGAAGACGTACGGCGTGCGGCCGCCGACGACCGTCTCGATGGCACGGTGCACGTCGCTGGTGTGGAAGCCGACGAGCGCGTCGACCGCCCCGACCGCGGTCAGCGCCGCCACCTCCGCGGCGACCTCCGCGGGCCGCCGACCACCGTCGACGAGCACCAGGTCCAGGGCCCGCCCCCGCACCCGGTCGCCCGTGTTGACCTCGTGGGCCGCCAGCAGCGCGGCGTCCAGGGCGGAGGGCCCGGTGAGGCCCAGCGGGCCCGACTGCGGGATCACCAGGCCGACGCGGAGCCGACCGGCGGGGCGCGGGACCAGCCGCGCCTCCAGCGGGTCGGTGAGCGCCACCTCGATCTCCACGGGGTGAGTATGCTCCGCGTCACCGGGAGGACGAGGGGGTGCCGGGCGATGGGGACGACGGCCGTGACGACCACCACCGTGCCCGCGCCCGACCGCACGAGCCACGCCGACGCGCTGCCCCCGTCGCTGGTCGACCGGCTCAGCGCGCTCCAGCGCCGGGCGGCCCGCGGGGCCGCCGAGGCCCTGGCCGCCGACGGCTGCACGCTCGACCAGTGGCGGCTGCTGCGGGCGCTGGGGGACGGCGAGGGCCACACCATGGGCGAGCTGTCCGAGGTCCTCGCGCTGCCCGCGGCGACGCTCACCCGGGTCACCGACGCCCTGGCCGACGCCGCGCTGGTCTACCGGCGGCAGGCGGGGGAGGACCGCCGGCGGGTGCGGGTGCACCTCGCCCGCGTCGGTCGCCGCCGCCTCGAGGTGCTCGAGGCCGTGGTCGCGGCCCACGAGCAGGCGCTGCTCGCGGATCCGCGGTGGCGGGCCGACCTCGACGAGCTCCACGGCCTGTCGCGGCCCCCCGGGAGCCGCGCCCAGGGCACTTGACCTTCACGTCCGCGCCGCTCCGGCTTGGCATGATGGCGCGCGTGATCACCCTCGAGAACGTGACGAGGCGCTACGGGAGCTTCACGGCGGTCGACCGGGTCTCCTTCACCGCCAAGCCCGGTCTGGTGACCGGGTTCCTCGGACCCAACGGCGCCGGCAAGTCCACCAGCATGCGCATCATGGTCGGCCTGACCTCGGCCGACGAGGGCCGGGCGCTGATCGGCGGCCACGCGTATGCCGACATCCCCAACCCCTCGCGCCACGTCGGCGTCCTGCTCGACGCCTCCGCCCAGCACGCCGGCCGCACCGGCCGCGAGATCCTGCGGCTCTCGGCCGACACGATGGGCGTGGGCAAGGAGCGGGTCGAGGCGATGCTGGCCCTGGTCGGCCTGGACGGGGTCGAGGCCAAGCGCCGGGTCCGCAACTACTCCCTCGGCATGCGGCAGCGGCTCGGCATCGCCAACGCGCTGCTGGGGGACCCCTCGGTCCTCGTCCTCGACGAGCCCGTCAACGGGCTCGACCCCGCCGGCATCCACTGGATGCGCGGGCTGCTGCGCAGCTTCGCCGCCGGCGGCGGCACCGTGCTGCTCTCCTCGCACCTGCTCCACGAGGTGGAGATGATCGCCGACGAGATGGTGCTCATCGGCCGCGGCCGGATCGTGGCCCAGGGCAGCAAGGCCGAGCTGCTGCAGACCAAGGGCACCTACGTGAAGCCGCTCGAGACCGGTGCCCTGGCGCAGGCCCTGGCGGCCGCGGGGATCGCGGCGCTGCCCTCGGGCGACGGTGCCTTCCGTGCCGAGGCCGACCCCGTCGACGTCGGCCGCGCCGCGGCGGCCGCCGGCGTGGTGCTGGTCGAGCTGCGGCCCGCCGAGGGCGCCGGCCTGGAGGAGATGTTCCTCCAGCTGACCGCCGACGACGCCCGCGAGCCGCTCCAGACGTCCGCACCGCAGGCCCCCACCGCGACCCCGGGAGCGCCTCGATGAGCCAGACCCTCGACCTGTCCCGCACCATCCGGACGCCGTTCAGCCGGCTGGTCAAGGTGGAGCTGCGCAAGAGCTACGACACGCGGGCCGGCTTCTGGCTGCTCGCGGTGACCGCCGGCCTGACCATCGTGGTGATGGTGCTGGCCATGGTCACCTTCGCGGTGCAGGACCTGCCGCTCGACTTCGGCGTGCTGATGGCCACCACGACGTACACCACCGGGCTGCTGCTGCCCGTGCTCGGCATCATGCTCGTCACGGGGGAGTGGGGGCAGCGGACCGCGATGGTCACCTTCGCGCTCGAGCCCGCCCGCAGCCGCGTGGTGCTGGCCAAGCTGGTGGCCGGGCTCGTGCTGGCCCTGGTGGTGGCCGTGATCGCGGTCGTGACCGCCGTGCTCAGCAACCTGGTCTTCGGCGTGCTGTCGGGCAGCGACATCTCGTGGGACCTCGGCGACACCTCGCTGCAGGGCTTCGTGGTGCTCCAGGGCGTCTCGATGGTCACCGGCTTCGCGATCGCCGCGCTGCTGCTCAACACGGCCGCCGCGATCGTCGTCTACTTCGCCTACTCCTTCGTGGTCCCGATCCTGTTCGCCGTGGCCGCCGGGCTGATCGGCTGGTTCGAGGACCTGCGGCCCTGGATCGACTTCGCCAACGCCCAGGCGCCGCTGTTCGACTGGAGCATCTCGGGCGTCGAGTGGGCCCACCTCCTGGTCTCGGGGCTGCTGTGGCTGGGCCTCCCGCTCGGTCTCGGGCTGGTGCGGATCCTGCGCGCCGAGGTGAAGTAGCCCGCCCCGTAGGCTCGCCCGCATGACGACCCGAGCAGACGGGCGCGCCGACGACGAGCTGCGCCCCATCACCCTCACCCGCCACTGGCAGGACCACCCGGCCGGCTCCGTGCTCGTCGAGTTCGGCCGCACCCGGGTGCTGTGCGCCGCCTCGGCCTCCGAGGGCGTGCCCCGCTGGCGCAAGGGCTCCGGGCTGGGCTGGGTCACCGCGGAGTACGCCATGCTCCCGTCGGCCACCAACACCCGCTCGGACCGCGAGTCGGTCAAGGGCAAGATCGGTGGCCGCACCCACGAGATCTCGCGGCTGGTCGGCCGCTCGCTGCGCGCGGTCATCGACTACCAGGCCCTCGGCGAGAACACCATCGTGCTCGACTGCGACGTCCTCCAGGCCGACGGCGGCACCCGCACCGCCGCGATCACCGGGGCCTACGTCGCCCTCGCCGACGCCGTGGCGCACCTGCGCGGCCAGGGCGCCCTGAGCGGCGACCCGCTCACCGGCTCGGTGGCCGCCGTCTCGGTCGGCATCATCGACGGCGTCCCGCGCCTCGACCTGCCCTACGAGGAGGACGTGCGCGCCGAGACCGACATGAACGTCGTCATCGACGGCACCGGCAGGTTCATCGAGGTCCAGGGCACGGCCGAGGGCGCCCCCTTCGACCGCCGCGAGCTCGACGCGCTGCTCGACCTCGCGGTCTCGGGCTGCGCCGACCTGACCCGGATCCAGGCCGAGGCCCTCCAGGGGTGAGCGCCGGGAGCCCGGGCGGCACGCAGGTCTTCCTGGCCTCGCGCAACGCCAAGAAGCTGGCCGAGATGCGACGCATCCTCGAGGCGCACCTGCCCGGTGTCGAGGTGCTCGGGCTCGACGACGTGGTGGCCTACGACGAGCCGGTCGAGGACGAGCCCACCTTCGAGGGCAACGCCCTGCTCAAGGCGCGGGCCGGGCTGCGGGCCACCGGCCTGCCCTCCCTGGCCGACGACAGCGGCCTGTGCGTCGACGCCCTCAACGGCATGCCGGGGGTGCTCTCGGCCCGCTGGTCGGGCCAGCCGCGCAGCGACGAGCGCAACAACGCGCTGCTGCTCGACCAGCTGGCCGACGTCCCCGACCCGCGCCGGGCGGGACAGTTCCGCTGTGCCGTGGCGTACGCCGCCCCCGACGGCACCGAGCTCGTCGTCGAGGGCCGGATGCCGGGCCGCGTCGTCCGCGAGACCCGCGGGTCCGGGGGCTTCGGCTACGACGTGCTGTTCGTGCCCGACGACCAGGCGGCCGGGGCGGACCTCACGGCCGCGGAGATGACGCCCGACGACAAGGACGCCGTCTCCCACCGGGGCCGCGCCCTGCGCGAGATCGCACCGCAGGTGGCGGCCGCCCTGCGGGGCTGACGAGACGACAGGTCGCGCGGCCTGGGTGTCGGAGGGGGGACTCGAACCCCCACGCCCTGAGGCACGGCATCCTAAGTGCCGCGTGTCTACCGGTTCCACCACTCCGACGGGTGGATGGAGTCTAGGAGGGCGGGGCGTCGGTGCATCCCGCAGGCAGCACCTGGAAGACGTGCTCGGGCCCGAGTCTGCGGTGCTGGCCTCCGCCCTGGTGACGGACGAAGTGCGTGGTGTCGAGGTCGAACGCCCGGATGGTGCGACTCACGTGGGCGTGCGTGCCGCCGGCCTGAAGCAGCCCCAGGAACCGCAGCACGTCGGCGACCGACGTCGAGTGGCGGACGGCCTCCTCGAGGAGCTCCCGGGTGTACTTGCGATGGGCGGCCACAGCAGGACCGTACGGTCGCCCGCCGACAGCTCAGGCGGTGGCCAGACCCAGGTCCTTGCGGAGCTTGGCGACGTGGCCGGTGGCCTTGACGTTGTACTGCGCGACCTCGACGCGGCCCTCCTCGTCGACCACGACGGTGGAGCGGATGACGCCCTGGACGACCTTGCCGTAGAGCTTCTTCTCGCCGAACGCGCCGTACGCCGACATCACCGCGCGGTCCTCGTCGGAGGCCAGCGTGATGGTGAGGCCGTCGCGCTCGCGGAACTTCGCCAGCTTGGCGGGCTTGTCCGGCGAGATGCCGACGACCTCGTAGCCCGCGCCGCGCAGGGAGTCGAGCGAGTCGGTGAAGTCGCAGGCCTGCGTGGAGCAGCCCGGGGTCATCGCCGCCGGGTAGAAGTAGACGATCACCTTGCGGCCGCGCAGCGAGGAGAGGCTGACCTGGTCGCCGGTGTCGGTCGGCAGCGTGAAGTCGGGGGCCTCGTCCCCGGGGGAGAGGCGGGCGGCGGGGGTGGGGGTCGGCTCGCTCATCGGGGGGTCCTGTCCTGTCCGGTCGGAGAGTTGTTGCGAACGTTTTGCAATAACGTAGTGTGCGTCGCATGCACGTTCCCGACGGGTTCCTCGACGCACCGACGTCCATCGCCACCGGGGTGGTCGCAGCGGGTGGGCTCGCCCTGGCGCTGCGCGGTGCCCGGCGGGAGCTCGACGACCGTACCGCCCCCATGGCCGGCCTCGTCGCCACCTTCGTCTTCGCCGGCCAGATGATGAACTTCCCCGTCGCGGCGGGCACCAGCGGCCACCTGCTGGGCGGGGCGCTCGCCGCCGTGCTCGTCGGCCCGTGGACCGCGACCCTGTGCCTGTCGACCGTGCTCATCGTCCAGGCGCTGTTCATGGCCGACGGAGGCATCACGGCCATCGGCACCAACATCGACCTGATGGCGATCGTGGGTGTCTGGGTGGGCTGGGGGGCCTTCGTGCTCGCCCGACGGGTGCTGCCCCGGCGGCTCGGCTCCGTCGCGCCGGCGGCCGCCTTCGGTGCCCTGGTCAGCGTGCCGTGCGCCGCCCTGGTGTTCGCGCTGCTCTTCGAGGTCGGCGGCACCGCACCCATCGCCTTCGAGCGGGTGCTGACCGCGATGCTCGCCTGGCACGTCGTCATCGGCGTCGGCGAGGCCGTCATCACCGCGCTGGTCGTGGGGGCCGTGGTCGCGGTCCGGCCCGACCTGGTCCACGGCGCCCGGCGCGTCCTCGGCGAGCGCGCCCTCGAGATCCGCGAGCCCGTCGTCCCCCAGCAGACGATCCGCCGGCAGGAGACCGCATGAGCCGCACCCGCTTCCTGCTCGCCTTCCTCGTGGTCAGCCTGCTGATCGCCGGGGTCGGCAGCTTCTACGCCAGCTCCCACCCCGACGGCCTCAACTTCGTCGCCGAGAAGACCGGCTTCATCGACCGGGAGCAGGCCTCGCCGACCGCCGAGGGGCCGTTCGCGGGCTACCAGACCAAGGGCGTCGACGACGACCGCCTCAGCGGCGGCATCGCCGGGGTCGCGGGCGCCGGGATCACGCTGCTGCTCGCCGGAGGCCTGTTCTGGCTGCTCCGACGCCGCGACGAGCCCGCGGGGTCGACCGACGACGAGCGCCGCCCCACCCGCGCGGGGGCCTGACCCGGTGGGGGCCGGCCACGGCCACCGCCTGCACGTCCACGGCCACAGCGTCGTCCACCGCGCGCCGGCGCACGTGAAGCTGCTGGTGCTGCTCGGCTTCGTCCTCGTGGTGGTGGCCACCCCCCGCCAGTGGTTCCCGGTGTTCGGGGTCCACCTGGTGGTGCTGCTCGCCGTGGTCGCGCTCAGCCGGGTGCCGCCGCTGTTCCTGGCCAAGCGGATGCTGGTGGAGACGCCGTTCGTGCTGTTCGCGGTGCTGGTGCCGTTCATCGCCGAGGGGGAGCGGGTCGAGGTGCTCGGCCTCTCGCTCTCGGGGCCCGGCCTGCTGGCGGCCTGGGGGCTGCTGGTCAAGGGGTCGCTGGGCGTGCTCGCCTCGCTGACCCTGGCGGCCACCACCGAGCCGCAGGACGTCCTGGTGGGGCTGCGGCGGCTGCGGATGCCCGACCAGATCGTGCAGATCATGGGCTTCATGCTGCGCTACCTCGACGTGGTGACGGCCGAGCTCGGCCGGATGACCGTCGCGATGCGCTCGCGCGGCCTCGACCCGCGCTCGCCGCGCCACTGGCCGCTGCTGGGGCGCACGCTCGGCGCGCTGTTCATCCGCTCCTACGAGCGCGGCGAGCGGGTGCACCTCGCCATGCTCGCCCGGGGGTACGACGGCCGCATGCCCGACCTCGACGACCACCGGCGGGAGGCCCACGCGTGAGCGTCCCGGTCCTCGACGTGCGCGGTCTCGCCCACGCCTATCCCGACGGCCACCAGGCCCTGTTCGGCGTCGACCTGCACGTCCACCGCGGCGAGCGGGTCGCCCTGCTGGGCCCCAACGGGGCTGGCAAGACCACGCTGGTGCTCCACCTCAACGGCATCCTCACCGCCGGCGCGGGCTCGGTGCACGTGTCGGGGATGCCGGTCGAGAAGGCCCACCTGCAGGAGGTCCGCCGTCGGGTCGGCATCGTGTTCCAGGACCCGGACGACCAGCTGTTCATGCCCACGGTCCGCCAGGACGTCGCCTTCGGACCGGCCAACCTGGGCGTGCGCGGCAGCGAGCTCCAGGACCGCGTCGAGGCCGCCCTGGCGCAGGTCGGCATGGCCGAGCACGCCGACCGGCCGCCCCACCACCTCTCCTTCGGCCAGCGCCGTCGGGTGGCGGTCGCGACCGTGCTGGTGATGCAGCCCGAGATCCTGGTGCTGGACGAGCCGTCGTCCAACCTCGACCCGGCCTCGCGCCGCGAGCTGGCCGACCTGCTCCGGGCGCTGGACGTCACGATCCTCATGGTCACGCACGACCTGCCCTACGCCCTGGAGCTGTGCCCGCGGTCGGTCGTGCTGCACGACGGCCAGGTGGTGGCCGACGGGGCGACGTACGACCTGATGACGGACGCGGAGCTGATGCGCCGCCACCGGCTGGAGCTGCCGTTCGGCTTCGACCCGGCCAGCCTGCCGCGCCCCGGGGCCGTTGGTAACCTTCCTGCCTGACCGCCCGCCGGGACCTCCCGGCCGGGCACGCGACGTGTGATCCGACAGGAGCCAGCCACTGTGAACGACCAGGTGTCGTCCCTCGAGCGCGAGATCGAGCAGACTCGCGACCGCCTCGCCGCGACCATCGACCAGCTCGTCTACCGGGCCAGCCCCAAGACGATCGTCAAGCGCGAGGTCGCCTCGGTGAAGGCCTACTTCGTGGACCCGAGCGGTGCGCCCCGCCAGGACAACATCATCAAGGTCGTCGGCGGGGTGGCCGGCGTCGTCGCGCTCTTCGTCCTCGTCCGTCGCGTGGTCCGCGACTGAGCTCGCGCACCGGCAGCGACGCCGCCTAGCGCGTCGGCTCGGCCCCGGCCGGGAGCGCGAGCGGGGCCCCCGCGGCGCCGCCGTCGAGGTCGGGCACGACCTTTGGCACGACCGCGCGCAGCGGCAGCCGGAAGGTGAAGGTGGTGCCCTCCGACGGCGCGGAGTCGACCTCGATGCTGCCGCCGTGCGCCTGCGCGATCGAGCGCACGATCGCCAGGCCGAGCCCGGTGCCCTGGATCGCCCCCGCGGTGGCGGTCGAGGAGCGGAAGAAGCGGGTGAACAGCTGGTCCTGCTCCTCCAGCGGGATCCCCACCCCGCTGTCGCTGACCACGACCACCGCGTGGGTCTCGTCGACCTCGAGCAGCAGGTCGACGCAGCCGCCCTCCGGGGTGAACTTGATGGCGTTGCTGAGCAGGTTGAGGACCAGCCGCTCGACGTGGCCCGGGTCGGCCATGAGCACGACCGGGTGGTCGGGCGTGCGCACCTGGAGCGCGATGCGGCGCTTGCGGGCGGCGTGCGCGACCTCCTCGCCAGCGGTCCGCACGGGGCGGCACAGGTCGGTCTCGACCAGGTCGAGGCGCAGCTCGCCGTCCTCGACGCGGGCCAGCGTCAGCAGGTCCTCGACGAGGCTGAGCAGTCGCTCGCCGTTGCGGTCGATCCGGTCCACGAGGTCGCGCTGCATCTGCGTCAGGTTGTCGGCGAGGTCGTGGCCCAGGATCTCGGTGTAGCCCACGATGCTGGTCAGCGGGGTGCGCAGCTCGTGGCTGACCGAGCTGACGAACTCGTTCTTGGCCCGGTCGAGCTCGAGCATCCGGCGGTTGGTCTCGCGCTCCTTGTCCAGCGCCTGCAGCATCGCCTGCTCGGCCGCCCGCCGGTCGGTCACGTCGCGCACCACGCTGAGGAAGCCCACGCGGGCGCCGTCGACGCCCCGGACCGCGGTCACGCTCACCGACACGGTGGCCTGGCTGCCGTCACGGCGCAGGTAGGTCCAGTCACGGGTGTCCTGCTCGGCCCCGGCTGCCACCGGGGCGGTCACGGCGGCGTACCCGGGGGCGACGCCGAGCGCGCGCGCCCGCTCGTGGATCTCGCGGTCGTCGTGGAAGCGGACCGGGTCGCTGCTGCCGACCAGGTCGTCGGCCCGGTAGCCCAGCAGCTGCTCGGCACCGGGGCTGAACCAGGTGATGACGCCGTCGAGGTCGGTGGCGATGAAGGCCGTGCCGCTCGCCGAGTCGAGCAGCTGGCCCAGCTGCAGCTCCGCCTCGCGGTTGTGGCGCAGCGAGGCCCGCAGCTCGCACACCGCCACCATGAAGGCGACCGCGGTGACGGCGGCGACCGCCACGAAGGTCTGCACGGTCGCGCCCATGTCGAGCAGCCCGGCGTCGGGGGCGACCGGGACGAAGGGGCCGTGGCCGGAGGCGCTGAGGATCGCCAGGCCCAGCGCCACGGCGTACATCTCGACCTTGGCCCAGGCCGGTGGGAAGCGTGCAGCCGACCAGATCAGCAGCGGCAGCAGCAGGAAGGCCAGGGGCTGGTCGGGCCGGGCGGTCAGGCACATGGTGGCGCCGGCCGCCAGCAGCACGACGTGGGCGCCGACCTCGGTGGGGCTGAGCCGCACCCGGTGGCGCGGCTGCTCCATGAACAGCGGCAGCACGGTGGTCTGGGCGGCGACGTGGCACACGAACAGCCACACCAGGGGGTTCCACGGCGCGTTGCCCGAGGGGCCCACCAGGGCCAGGGTGACCACGACGGCCGAGGCGGCGCAGCCGAGCCCGATGCCCACCAGCCAGCGGCGGTACGCCGTCCACGACGCCAGCGCCGCGCGTCCCGGCTCGAAGCGGGTCACCCAGCGGACCACGACCAGGGACTCGACGACGTTGCCGACCGCCAGCCCCAGGCTGAGCACCACGCCCTGACCGGTGACCAGTCCGACCACGAGGAACCCGACGCCGAGGGCGATCGCGGTGCGCCGCACGTGCTCGCGGGGGAGCTTCATCAGCAGCACGGTCGCGACGGCCGTGGCCAGCCACCAGCGCGAGACCAGGTCGGGCACGGGACTGCGGTCGAGGGAGACGTACGCCGTCGCGAGCGCGATCGAGCCCAGGCTCACGGAGCCGAGGGCACGGGCCAGCACGGTCGGCACGCTTCGTTCCTTCGCGGCGGTCGGGCGAGATCGCCTCCGAAGGTAGGTCACCCCACGGGATCAGACCGACGAAACCCCCGAACCGGTCGCAAACTGACGGGTGTCCGTCGCCCCGGGTGGGGTCAGGCGCGCTCGCGCGTCCCGAAGTCGGGGTCGTGCGGGTCCGTGGGACGGGTGGCCGGAGCCTGCGGGTCCTCGGTCAGCGGCGAGCCGGCCGGCTCCTGCTCGTGGCCCTGCACCGGGTCGCGGCCCTGGACGTGGCCCTGGACGTGGCCCTGGTCGTGGTGACCCGTGGTGGCGCTGGTGCTGCCGGACCCGGCGGCCGCGGCGGCGTCGAGGTCGGGGCGGTAGTCGTCGGAGCGGTGGTCCACGTCGGGGTCCAGCCGGTCGGCCTCGCGGACGCGGTCCTCCTGGGCGGCCCGGGCCTGCTCGGCGGCCAGGCGCTGCTCGCGGGCCTCGTCCTCGAGGCGGGCGGCGCGGGCCTTGGCGGCCTCCGCCTCCGACTCGACCTCGTGGGCGCGGCGTTCCTGGGCCTCGTGGTCGGCGGCGACGGCGGCGGCGTCCTGCCGCAGCTCGCCGGCACGCTCCCGCTGGGCCTCGCGCTTCTTGGTCCGCGTGGAGCGCAGCACGAGCGCGGCCAGCAGCAGCACGGCGACCACG
This genomic interval from Nocardioides scoriae contains the following:
- a CDS encoding APC family permease; translation: MREPDLSPHDVERYGYTQELHRSLSFTDLLVYGLVFMVPIAPFGIFGGVFQGSGGMVALAYAIGMVAMMFTALSYAEMSRAFPMAGSVYTYAGRGIAAPVGFLSGWMILLDYVLIPGLLYLIASIAMHSLLGSIPVWLWLVAFVLLNTVVNYTGIEMTAKVNKVMLVGELVVLAIFVVIGVVALAMGRGRGFDLTPLYNADTFSVSLVLGAVSIAVLSFLGFDGISMLAEENKESAHAIGRAMIAALLLAGTLFVVQTWIAALLVPDPQALIRDGDSGGTAFYDAAAVAAGPWLAKLTALATAIAWGFANALVAQLATSRLLYAMARDRQLPSFLAKVHPTKGVPVNATLLVAVVSLVLGLYMASRDDGITLLSTLVNFGALSAFLVLHVSVVWHHVVRHGSREWFKHLVSPVLGFVILAFVVVNADVAAQTLGFVWLAIGVALLVFLLATGRRPELVLDDTAGADQGATR
- a CDS encoding ABC transporter substrate-binding protein, with translation MEIEVALTDPLEARLVPRPAGRLRVGLVIPQSGPLGLTGPSALDAALLAAHEVNTGDRVRGRALDLVLVDGGRRPAEVAAEVAALTAVGAVDALVGFHTSDVHRAIETVVGGRTPYVFTPPHEGGRRRAGVVCLGPDPARQLRGPIAWLTRTHLLRRWALVGSDYIWPRSVHRHARRLVAEQGAAVVLEARVPLGGVDERLDRLLDDLATSRADAVLLSLVGRDLAAFNAAARAAGLDRRLVRLSGALEENGLMASDGDRTGTLYAAMSSFTSLTDDAHLDLAARHAALLGPQAPVLDSYAEGVHDGIHLVASLASRDALDALVATDRTPLSRSAPEVGAVRSRRGMHLARAEAFGFEVVAGAPTGRTRDPSIWK
- a CDS encoding MarR family transcriptional regulator, with protein sequence MTTTTVPAPDRTSHADALPPSLVDRLSALQRRAARGAAEALAADGCTLDQWRLLRALGDGEGHTMGELSEVLALPAATLTRVTDALADAALVYRRQAGEDRRRVRVHLARVGRRRLEVLEAVVAAHEQALLADPRWRADLDELHGLSRPPGSRAQGT
- a CDS encoding ABC transporter ATP-binding protein; translated protein: MITLENVTRRYGSFTAVDRVSFTAKPGLVTGFLGPNGAGKSTSMRIMVGLTSADEGRALIGGHAYADIPNPSRHVGVLLDASAQHAGRTGREILRLSADTMGVGKERVEAMLALVGLDGVEAKRRVRNYSLGMRQRLGIANALLGDPSVLVLDEPVNGLDPAGIHWMRGLLRSFAAGGGTVLLSSHLLHEVEMIADEMVLIGRGRIVAQGSKAELLQTKGTYVKPLETGALAQALAAAGIAALPSGDGAFRAEADPVDVGRAAAAAGVVLVELRPAEGAGLEEMFLQLTADDAREPLQTSAPQAPTATPGAPR
- a CDS encoding ABC transporter permease encodes the protein MSQTLDLSRTIRTPFSRLVKVELRKSYDTRAGFWLLAVTAGLTIVVMVLAMVTFAVQDLPLDFGVLMATTTYTTGLLLPVLGIMLVTGEWGQRTAMVTFALEPARSRVVLAKLVAGLVLALVVAVIAVVTAVLSNLVFGVLSGSDISWDLGDTSLQGFVVLQGVSMVTGFAIAALLLNTAAAIVVYFAYSFVVPILFAVAAGLIGWFEDLRPWIDFANAQAPLFDWSISGVEWAHLLVSGLLWLGLPLGLGLVRILRAEVK
- the rph gene encoding ribonuclease PH yields the protein MTTRADGRADDELRPITLTRHWQDHPAGSVLVEFGRTRVLCAASASEGVPRWRKGSGLGWVTAEYAMLPSATNTRSDRESVKGKIGGRTHEISRLVGRSLRAVIDYQALGENTIVLDCDVLQADGGTRTAAITGAYVALADAVAHLRGQGALSGDPLTGSVAAVSVGIIDGVPRLDLPYEEDVRAETDMNVVIDGTGRFIEVQGTAEGAPFDRRELDALLDLAVSGCADLTRIQAEALQG
- the rdgB gene encoding RdgB/HAM1 family non-canonical purine NTP pyrophosphatase, with amino-acid sequence MSAGSPGGTQVFLASRNAKKLAEMRRILEAHLPGVEVLGLDDVVAYDEPVEDEPTFEGNALLKARAGLRATGLPSLADDSGLCVDALNGMPGVLSARWSGQPRSDERNNALLLDQLADVPDPRRAGQFRCAVAYAAPDGTELVVEGRMPGRVVRETRGSGGFGYDVLFVPDDQAAGADLTAAEMTPDDKDAVSHRGRALREIAPQVAAALRG
- the bcp gene encoding thioredoxin-dependent thiol peroxidase; its protein translation is MSEPTPTPAARLSPGDEAPDFTLPTDTGDQVSLSSLRGRKVIVYFYPAAMTPGCSTQACDFTDSLDSLRGAGYEVVGISPDKPAKLAKFRERDGLTITLASDEDRAVMSAYGAFGEKKLYGKVVQGVIRSTVVVDEEGRVEVAQYNVKATGHVAKLRKDLGLATA
- a CDS encoding energy-coupling factor ABC transporter permease, with the translated sequence MHVPDGFLDAPTSIATGVVAAGGLALALRGARRELDDRTAPMAGLVATFVFAGQMMNFPVAAGTSGHLLGGALAAVLVGPWTATLCLSTVLIVQALFMADGGITAIGTNIDLMAIVGVWVGWGAFVLARRVLPRRLGSVAPAAAFGALVSVPCAALVFALLFEVGGTAPIAFERVLTAMLAWHVVIGVGEAVITALVVGAVVAVRPDLVHGARRVLGERALEIREPVVPQQTIRRQETA